A genome region from Microbacterium profundi includes the following:
- a CDS encoding DUF2975 domain-containing protein yields the protein MQPRVTAVLKTLIAVMLALLVAAQVWMIPGLAAATADRFPEFAQLKVPGIIAAVVFLVCVEVVLICIWRLLSLVRTERIFSSKAFIYVDVIIGTMVAASLIIVVSNVIIMAARAGSPSILLVSILGIVVGIALALLVVVMRGLLRKALELEQDMSEVV from the coding sequence ATGCAACCACGTGTGACCGCAGTGCTCAAGACCCTGATCGCCGTGATGCTCGCGCTCCTCGTGGCCGCCCAGGTGTGGATGATCCCAGGTCTGGCTGCTGCCACGGCCGACAGGTTCCCCGAGTTCGCGCAGCTCAAGGTTCCCGGAATCATCGCCGCGGTGGTGTTCCTCGTGTGCGTGGAGGTGGTGCTCATCTGCATCTGGCGGCTTTTGTCGCTCGTGCGAACCGAGCGCATCTTCAGTTCGAAGGCGTTCATCTACGTCGACGTGATCATCGGCACGATGGTCGCAGCGAGTCTGATCATCGTCGTCTCGAACGTGATCATCATGGCTGCCAGAGCCGGGTCCCCGTCGATTCTGCTCGTCTCGATCCTCGGCATCGTCGTCGGCATCGCGCTGGCTCTCCTCGTCGTCGTGATGCGCGGTCTGCTGCGCAAGGCGCTCGAGCTCGAGCAGGACATGTCCGAGGTCGTCTGA
- a CDS encoding helix-turn-helix domain-containing protein: protein MPIVIDLDVQLARKKMSVQEFADAIGITPANVAVLKNGRAKAVRFTTLDAICQVLECQPGDILRWIPGTDADASAGAGE from the coding sequence ATGCCCATCGTGATCGACCTCGACGTGCAGCTCGCACGCAAGAAGATGAGCGTGCAGGAGTTCGCGGATGCGATCGGCATCACCCCCGCGAACGTCGCAGTGCTCAAGAACGGGCGGGCCAAGGCCGTGCGATTCACGACGCTCGACGCCATCTGCCAGGTGCTGGAATGCCAGCCGGGCGACATCCTGCGGTGGATCCCCGGCACGGATGCTGATGCTTCAGCCGGAGCGGGGGAGTGA